The DNA region CTTCGATGAGCCAGCTGCCGCCGGCAGTCTTGGTTTTCGGTATCGCTGCGGTTGCCATTTCGTCCTCTTCTTTAAGTTCGTTTAACCACGAAGGTCACGAAGGTTCACGAAGGAATTCATTTCCATTTGTTTCCGGACACGAATCGCTTGATCCCGTCCTTCAGGTGTTCGACATGAAAATTCACGATCAGTCCTAGCGAATGCTTGCTTAGCTTCAAATAGGAGATGATTTGCGCTTTATGGACGTTATTGATTGCCCCGACGCACTTAATCTCGATCACCACGACGTCATCGACCAGCATGTCGATGCGATATCCGACATCCAGCTGCACGCCGTCGTACACGATGGGTAACGCAAGCTGGCAATCCACCTTGTGGCCGGCATTGCGCAGTTCGTGCGCCAAGCAAGCCTCGTAAGCGC from Acidobacteriota bacterium includes:
- a CDS encoding GxxExxY protein, with product MNLAGTAPARSPRDVSHAVITAAMKVHTVLGPGLLESAYEACLAHELRNAGHKVDCQLALPIVYDGVQLDVGYRIDMLVDDVVVIEIKCVGAINNVHKAQIISYLKLSKHSLGLIVNFHVEHLKDGIKRFVSGNKWK